The window GGTAGACGCCGGCGACGGTGTCGGCGATCATGTTCGACAGGGCGTAGGAGATACCCAGCGCGATGAAGCCGGTGGCGGTGCCGAGACTCGCCGCGATGTCGCCCATGCCGACGATCTTCAGCAGCGCGAGGATCGCCGCGAACCAGAGGAAGACGCTGACGACGGTCGTCCCGAGACTGACGATGAGGTCCTGTTCTTCGGGGTAGACCGCGTCGAGCGCCCCCCGGACGACCCGGAGCGCGAGGCGGATGCCGACGTACGCCAGCGTGAGAAAGACCAGTCCCATCAGGAGCTTCGGGACGGCGTCGAGGAGGTTCTGCTGGAACGTCGTGAGCGTCTCGGTCACGAGGCGCACGAGGAAGTCGACAGGTGTCGCCATGGAAGCAGGCCCGGGGCCAGGCGATAAAACAGTTCGGTCGCCGACAACCCGACTCGTGGCAGCCGAGTGAAATTCCACCGTGGCGGCCGGCGGATTTATCAGTCGCTCTCGAAACTATCCGGTAACCGAGCAGTACGTATGCGTGATAACGATGGCGACGACGGCGACAGCGACGCCGGCGACGGCCGGTGGCCCAGTGTGACGAGCAGGCGCGCCTTCCTCGCGGGCGTCGGCGTCGGGGCCGGTGGCGTCGGACTGGCGACGACCCACGAGCGACTCGCGGGACTCCTCGGGAGCGAGACGGGGGCGACGGCTCACGGCGTAGACGGTCACGGCGGGGGCCACGCCGACGCCGACGCGATTCGGGCGCTGGTGCCGGACGAGGCGGTGACTCACCGGGCGACCGGCGGTGACTGGACCGACGCGGCGACGTGGACCGAGGCCCGACCGACCGACGAGGCGCGTGTCCTCATTCCGGCGGAGACGACCGTCACACTGGACGACACGCTCGACGCCGCCGTGCACACCGTCCGCGTCGACGGCACGCTCCGCGTCGACCCGGCGGCGACCACGCGCCTCGCGGTCGACACGCTGGTCGTCACCGACGGCGGCCGCCTCGAACTCGGGACGGCCGACGACCCGGTCGGGCCCGACGGGAACGCGACAATCGAGTTCCGCGACCGCGGGGCCATCGACGAGGACTGGGATCCCGAACGAATCAGCAGAGGGCTGCTCGCGCTCGGCGGCGCGACGGTCAGACTGGCGGGCGCGGAGACGACCGCCTTCGCCGAGACCGCGGTCGCACCCACGGCCGGCGACGAGACGCTCGAACTCGACTCGGCACCGAGCGGGTGGGAGGCGGGCGACCGCCTCGTCCTCGCGGGGAGCCACCCCGACCGGAACGAAGACGAGGAACTCCGGGTTTCGGGGGTCTCGGGGACCACGGTCCGACTGGACCGGCCGCTGGAGTACGACCACGTCCCGCCGCGCGAGTCGTTCTCGGCGTACGTCCTGCACCGGGACCGGCACGTCACGCTCCGGTCGGCATCCGACCGGACGAAGCGACGCGGGCACGTCATGTTCATGACCGACGACGTGGCCCTGCGCCACGCCGCCTTCGCCGCCCTCGGCCGGACCGACAAGTCGCGCCCGTTCACCGACCCGGCGAACGGCGTCCCGCCGCAGGACGCCGAGCCGAACCCGCAGGCCCGCTACGCCTGCCACTTCCACCGGACCGGCACCGGCGTCGACGCCGAGCCACGGCAGGTCGTCGGCTGTCACGTCGACGGCAGTCCGGGGTGGGGCTACGTCAACCACGGCAGCTACGTCCGGTTCGCGCACAACACCGCCTATCGGGTGTTCGGCGCGGCGTTCGTCGCCGAGAACGGTGCGGAGGCGGGCACCTTCCACCACAACTTCGCGCTCCGGTCCCACGGCTCCGGGAACGTCCCGGACGGCCGGCAGTTCAAAGAAGACCGGGAGGGGGCCATCGACGACTTCGGCCACGGCGGCTACGGCTTCTGGTTCCAGGGGCCGGACCTCACCGTCACCGACAACGTCGCGGCCGGCCACCGCCACCACGGCTTCGTCTACTGGAACCGCGCGAAACCCGACCGCGAGGTCCCGGCCGAGGTACTCCGGAGCCTCGTCGGGAAAGTGCCGAACCTCCCGGTCGACCGACTCGACGGCCAACCCGAACTCGCGCGGTCGGACCGCGTCGAGGACGGGATGGTGCCGTCGAGTTTCGTCCGCATCCGGGCGTTCGCGGGCAACACCGTCTTCGCCTCGGGCGGTGGCCTCGACGTCTCCCGCCACCAGTTCGGCTACGCCCACGACCGCGTGGACGCCTACAGCGTCGTCGAGGACTTCACCGCCTTCGACGTCGGCGGCCACCGGAGCCAGTGGGACCGCCGGCGACCGCCGAACGACCGCGGGGCACAGGGCGGCACGAACGGCATCTCGGTTCGCTACAGCGCGAACGTCGTCGTCCGGAACCCGACGCTGGTCGCGGGCCGGGGTGACCACCGCGGCGTCGGCATCAACCGGAACCACGCGCCGAGCAACGTCCACGTGGAGAACCCCGACGTCGAGGGCTGGTTCGTCGGGATTCGCGCCCCGCCGCGCGGCACCGCACCGATATCTGGCGGTCGTCTCGACAACCACGTCGACGTGCAGGTGATCGGCGGGACGACCGACCGCCGATGGTCGCCGAAACAGCAGGTCGCGGTCGACGGCGTGGACTTCGGCGACGGCGGCCGGGCGGAGCTGTTCCTCTCGACCGCACTCGACGACGACCTCTACGGCCTGTTCACGCCGGAGGGACACGTCCGCCGCGACGGGACCGACCTCGCCTTCGCCGCGCAGGCGCCCGACGTCGTGCCGTACCCGACGAAACAGGACCTCCCCGAGACCGGCGACGACCCGCTCGCGGACCTCGCGGACGTCCCGCCCGACCGACTCGTCGGGAAGTCGAACGCCGCCCTCACCGACCAGTACGGCCTCGCCGTCGAGGGGTCTGTCGGTCCCGCCGTCGACGCGGACCGCCCCGCTGGCGTCTCGGTCGGCACCGTCGCGGACGACTCGCCGGCAACGCCGGACGGTGCGGGCCCCATCGAGTACGTGGGGTCGGCGGTCGGGTCGCTGTTCGAGGTCGGCAGCCTCGAACAGGGTGCACGACTGACCGTCTACGGCGACGCGACGGTCCAGACGGTGCCGGGGCGGTACGCCGGTCTGCCCTACGTGCGACTGGAGGGCGAGGACGGCGACGTGGACCGGAAGTCGTGGCTCCGTCTCGGCCTCTCGGGCGCGAGCGAGGTGTTCGTGGCGAGCGAGACCGAGGAGACGCCGGGGTGGCTCTCGGCGTGGGACGACACCGGCGACAGCCTCGGGACGAGTGCGGGGACGAAGCGCGTCTTCCGGCGGTCGCTGGACGCCGGTCACCACTGGCTGTCCGGCGTGCCGACGAGCGACGACCTGCCGACGGTGTTCGTCCGGGAACGGTAGCG of the Salinirubrum litoreum genome contains:
- a CDS encoding mechanosensitive ion channel domain-containing protein, translating into MATPVDFLVRLVTETLTTFQQNLLDAVPKLLMGLVFLTLAYVGIRLALRVVRGALDAVYPEEQDLIVSLGTTVVSVFLWFAAILALLKIVGMGDIAASLGTATGFIALGISYALSNMIADTVAGVYLLRDPDFNPGDTVTADGVTGTVRSIELRKSRIDREDGDTVILANRDVEKKWTLETDGETPSDG
- a CDS encoding G8 domain-containing protein — its product is MRDNDGDDGDSDAGDGRWPSVTSRRAFLAGVGVGAGGVGLATTHERLAGLLGSETGATAHGVDGHGGGHADADAIRALVPDEAVTHRATGGDWTDAATWTEARPTDEARVLIPAETTVTLDDTLDAAVHTVRVDGTLRVDPAATTRLAVDTLVVTDGGRLELGTADDPVGPDGNATIEFRDRGAIDEDWDPERISRGLLALGGATVRLAGAETTAFAETAVAPTAGDETLELDSAPSGWEAGDRLVLAGSHPDRNEDEELRVSGVSGTTVRLDRPLEYDHVPPRESFSAYVLHRDRHVTLRSASDRTKRRGHVMFMTDDVALRHAAFAALGRTDKSRPFTDPANGVPPQDAEPNPQARYACHFHRTGTGVDAEPRQVVGCHVDGSPGWGYVNHGSYVRFAHNTAYRVFGAAFVAENGAEAGTFHHNFALRSHGSGNVPDGRQFKEDREGAIDDFGHGGYGFWFQGPDLTVTDNVAAGHRHHGFVYWNRAKPDREVPAEVLRSLVGKVPNLPVDRLDGQPELARSDRVEDGMVPSSFVRIRAFAGNTVFASGGGLDVSRHQFGYAHDRVDAYSVVEDFTAFDVGGHRSQWDRRRPPNDRGAQGGTNGISVRYSANVVVRNPTLVAGRGDHRGVGINRNHAPSNVHVENPDVEGWFVGIRAPPRGTAPISGGRLDNHVDVQVIGGTTDRRWSPKQQVAVDGVDFGDGGRAELFLSTALDDDLYGLFTPEGHVRRDGTDLAFAAQAPDVVPYPTKQDLPETGDDPLADLADVPPDRLVGKSNAALTDQYGLAVEGSVGPAVDADRPAGVSVGTVADDSPATPDGAGPIEYVGSAVGSLFEVGSLEQGARLTVYGDATVQTVPGRYAGLPYVRLEGEDGDVDRKSWLRLGLSGASEVFVASETEETPGWLSAWDDTGDSLGTSAGTKRVFRRSLDAGHHWLSGVPTSDDLPTVFVRER